The following are from one region of the Mannheimia granulomatis genome:
- the cpxA gene encoding envelope stress sensor histidine kinase CpxA — translation MSLLKKFLNFRKRLAYKLITYYGFLLITLVTIAFNFNKFDARNFSSLSVKDQTYFKNESIHTQESLNLDEIFENNLSVETANGFDVILQDKKTGTLSGVNQSNIKALQSFIYETSQMDEPQQRRFENSEIYGPFSVISETNTYNQYFIKAVDAQEEWINTILDTPILMVLILMFLGMPLLWWMSFKITQPVQNLTISANAVASGQLETNPKLETEGIYEIREVGKSFNHMVTSLKLLTQHQQRIISDISHELKTPLARLQLALAILRRKTGEVAEIQRIEAEIGKLDQMVKDLLVISRQQLNYQIQKTIFTIDEIWVNVLEDAKFETSQNNIVLIIKQNIKYPAQYSINGAVNSLTSALENLIRNGQKYAKQLLSVSIDIQDENLVLVVEDDGNGVPEHEYENIFKPFYRVDEARARETGGTGLGLAIVQNAVQQHQGHIQVSKSEMGGLKVKLQIPLWTHKE, via the coding sequence ATGTCATTATTAAAAAAATTCTTAAATTTTAGAAAACGTTTAGCTTATAAACTGATTACTTATTACGGTTTCTTACTTATTACATTAGTTACGATAGCATTTAACTTCAATAAATTTGATGCCCGTAACTTTTCATCCCTTTCAGTAAAAGATCAAACCTACTTCAAAAATGAAAGTATTCATACTCAAGAAAGTTTAAACCTTGATGAAATTTTTGAAAATAATTTATCGGTTGAAACGGCAAACGGATTTGATGTTATTTTGCAAGATAAAAAAACCGGCACTTTAAGTGGGGTAAATCAAAGTAATATCAAAGCATTACAATCTTTTATCTACGAAACATCCCAAATGGATGAGCCTCAACAACGCCGTTTTGAAAATAGTGAAATCTATGGTCCGTTTTCAGTTATATCTGAAACAAATACTTATAACCAATATTTTATTAAAGCAGTAGACGCACAAGAAGAGTGGATTAACACTATTTTAGATACCCCTATCCTCATGGTGCTTATACTGATGTTCTTAGGTATGCCTCTTTTATGGTGGATGTCTTTTAAAATTACCCAACCGGTCCAGAATCTGACCATCTCAGCAAATGCTGTGGCCAGTGGCCAACTGGAAACCAATCCGAAATTAGAAACTGAGGGAATTTATGAAATTAGAGAGGTAGGTAAAAGCTTTAACCACATGGTTACCAGTTTAAAGCTCTTGACTCAACATCAACAACGAATCATCTCCGATATTTCACATGAGCTAAAAACACCATTAGCACGCTTGCAACTAGCGCTGGCAATTTTGCGTCGTAAAACGGGAGAAGTTGCAGAAATCCAGCGCATTGAAGCAGAAATTGGTAAGTTAGACCAAATGGTTAAAGACTTATTAGTCATTTCGCGTCAGCAACTTAATTATCAAATCCAAAAAACTATTTTCACCATTGATGAAATTTGGGTAAATGTTCTAGAAGATGCTAAATTTGAAACCTCACAAAATAATATTGTACTAATCATCAAGCAGAATATTAAATACCCTGCTCAATATTCTATTAACGGCGCGGTTAACTCATTAACCAGTGCGTTGGAAAACTTAATTCGTAATGGACAAAAATACGCCAAACAACTGCTTTCAGTTTCTATAGATATCCAAGATGAAAATTTAGTTTTAGTGGTTGAAGATGATGGTAACGGTGTTCCCGAACATGAGTATGAAAATATTTTCAAACCGTTTTACCGCGTAGATGAAGCAAGAGCGAGAGAAACCGGTGGCACCGGTCTAGGTTTGGCAATTGTACAGAATGCCGTTCAACAACATCAAGGACATATTCAAGTAAGTAAAAGTGAGATGGGTGGTTTAAAAGTTAAGTTACAAATCCCACTTTGGACACACAAAGAATAA
- a CDS encoding response regulator, with the protein MSKILLIDDDIEFTELLTELLSLEGFDMTVVHNGQAGLDILKSNSNYDLILLDVMMPVLNGIETLKQIRQKYSLPVLMLSARDDEIDRILGLELGADDYLPKPFNDRELVARMKAILRRTASTIKSTEKDGASLQGIDENSSKLMHFAGVELHSGRQQASYQGKDLDLTGTEFALLKILVRSPGEILSRELLSMEILGKNLTPYDRAIDMHISNLRKKLPEREDGLPWFKTLRGRGYLLVTEK; encoded by the coding sequence ATGTCAAAAATCTTATTAATAGATGATGATATTGAATTTACTGAATTATTGACCGAACTATTATCATTAGAAGGATTCGACATGACTGTCGTTCATAACGGTCAAGCCGGATTAGACATATTAAAATCAAATAGCAATTATGACTTAATTCTACTTGATGTAATGATGCCTGTGCTTAATGGTATTGAAACCTTAAAACAAATAAGGCAAAAATATTCGTTACCCGTGCTAATGCTGAGTGCCAGAGATGATGAAATCGATCGTATTCTAGGATTAGAATTAGGTGCTGATGATTATTTACCAAAACCATTTAATGACCGTGAATTGGTCGCACGAATGAAGGCAATTTTACGTAGAACTGCCTCAACGATAAAATCTACAGAAAAAGATGGCGCATCACTACAGGGTATCGATGAAAACTCATCTAAATTAATGCATTTTGCAGGTGTAGAATTACATTCAGGTCGCCAGCAAGCCTCCTATCAAGGAAAAGATTTAGATTTAACCGGTACTGAATTTGCTCTTCTCAAAATTTTAGTCCGTAGCCCTGGTGAAATATTATCTCGAGAATTACTCAGCATGGAGATTTTAGGTAAAAACTTAACACCTTATGATCGTGCTATCGATATGCATATTTCTAACCTTCGTAAAAAACTGCCGGAACGTGAAGATGGTCTCCCCTGGTTTAAAACGTTAAGAGGTAGAGGTTACTTACTTGTAACTGAAAAATAA
- a CDS encoding MacB family efflux pump subunit, with amino-acid sequence MKLIEIENLNKYFGSPDNQTHVLKNINLSIRQGDFVAIIGASGSGKSTLMNIIGCLDTASSGSCKISGKDTQKMTSDELSDLRQRKFGFIFQRYNLLPALTANENVALPAIYAGIDNLSRKMRAEFLLDKLGLSDKTQNRPNELSGGQQQRVSIARALMNGGEIILADEPTGALDSKSGETVLEILQTLHQEGHTIIMVTHDPKIAAKASRIIEIKDGEIIQDERLKPYVEQIGPFDSSHKKPRFFDQLSESFKMALNAIIAHKMRAILTMLGIIIGIASVISVVALGQGSQQQILANINSLGTNTMDIMNGTGFGDRRANLTKNLTISDATMLEQQNYVESTTPSSNISATLIYGNTTVTGSVRGVGEQFINVKGLKLVSGRFFTADEVKEIAQVIVIDPNTQKELGINSPVEGNIILVDKKPLRIIGVAQQSNNMNQSSLTLWAPYTTTMQRISGAKQIDALTVKIKDNVESQTAEKSITELLTAKHGKKDFFIINSDTIKQTITSTTNTMTLLISSIALISLIVGGIGVMNIMLVSVTERTKEIGVRMAIGAKQHNILQQFLIEAILICLIGGLIGILFAIAIITTFNTLGENFKMILSVQSVVVAVLCSTLIGIIFGYLPARNASRLNPINALAQE; translated from the coding sequence ATGAAACTGATTGAAATAGAAAACCTCAATAAGTATTTTGGTTCACCAGATAACCAAACTCATGTACTAAAAAATATTAATCTCAGCATTAGACAAGGAGATTTCGTCGCGATTATCGGTGCTTCCGGCTCCGGTAAATCTACCTTGATGAATATTATCGGTTGTTTAGATACCGCCAGCTCCGGCAGTTGCAAAATCAGTGGAAAAGATACTCAGAAAATGACATCTGATGAGCTATCTGATCTCCGTCAACGCAAATTTGGTTTTATTTTCCAACGCTATAATCTGCTTCCTGCTTTAACTGCTAATGAAAATGTCGCCTTACCGGCAATTTATGCCGGTATAGACAACCTATCCCGAAAAATGCGTGCAGAGTTTTTATTGGATAAGCTTGGGTTATCGGATAAAACACAAAATCGTCCAAATGAATTATCCGGTGGACAACAACAACGCGTTAGCATTGCGCGCGCCTTAATGAACGGCGGCGAAATTATTTTAGCAGATGAACCAACCGGAGCATTAGACTCCAAAAGCGGTGAAACTGTATTAGAAATTCTACAAACCTTACACCAAGAAGGTCATACCATTATTATGGTCACTCATGACCCGAAAATTGCAGCAAAAGCATCACGTATTATTGAAATTAAAGATGGTGAGATTATTCAAGATGAACGCTTAAAACCCTATGTAGAGCAGATAGGCCCTTTCGATTCCTCACATAAAAAACCGCGTTTTTTCGATCAATTATCTGAATCGTTTAAAATGGCACTTAACGCCATTATAGCTCATAAAATGCGTGCTATTTTAACTATGCTCGGTATTATTATCGGAATTGCGTCTGTAATTTCGGTAGTCGCTTTAGGACAAGGATCGCAACAGCAAATTCTTGCTAATATCAATAGTTTAGGCACAAATACAATGGATATTATGAACGGCACAGGCTTTGGAGATAGGCGGGCAAATTTAACAAAAAATCTCACCATTAGCGATGCCACTATGCTAGAGCAGCAAAATTATGTTGAAAGCACTACCCCATCAAGCAATATTAGTGCAACATTAATATATGGCAATACGACAGTAACCGGATCTGTACGCGGTGTAGGTGAGCAATTTATTAATGTGAAAGGCTTAAAGTTGGTTTCAGGTCGATTTTTTACTGCTGATGAAGTTAAAGAGATTGCACAGGTTATTGTCATCGATCCTAACACACAAAAAGAATTAGGTATAAATTCCCCTGTGGAAGGCAATATTATTTTAGTAGATAAAAAACCATTACGTATTATTGGCGTGGCTCAGCAATCTAATAATATGAACCAAAGCAGCCTTACTCTTTGGGCTCCTTACACTACCACTATGCAACGTATTTCAGGGGCAAAACAGATTGACGCTCTAACGGTTAAAATTAAAGATAACGTAGAAAGTCAAACTGCAGAAAAAAGCATTACAGAGCTTTTAACCGCCAAACACGGAAAAAAAGACTTTTTTATTATTAACAGCGATACCATTAAACAAACCATTACCAGCACGACCAACACAATGACATTGCTCATTTCATCCATCGCTTTAATTTCATTAATAGTAGGAGGAATCGGTGTAATGAATATTATGTTGGTCTCGGTAACAGAGCGTACTAAAGAAATCGGTGTTCGAATGGCGATCGGCGCTAAACAGCATAATATTTTGCAACAATTTCTTATTGAAGCCATTCTTATCTGTCTGATTGGCGGATTAATCGGTATTTTATTCGCCATAGCTATTATTACTACATTCAACACTTTAGGTGAGAATTTCAAAATGATATTATCTGTGCAGTCGGTTGTAGTGGCTGTTCTTTGCTCTACACTTATCGGCATTATTTTCGGCTATCTACCTGCACGAAATGCCTCTCGACTGAATCCGATTAATGCCTTAGCTCAAGAATAA
- the nrdB gene encoding class Ia ribonucleoside-diphosphate reductase subunit beta, with protein sequence MAYTTFSQNKNDQLKEPMFFGQNVNVARYDQQKYEIFEKLIEKQLSFFWRPEEVDVSQDRIDYAQLPEHEKHIFISNLKYQTLLDSIQGRSPNVALLPLVSIPELETWIETWTFSETIHSRSYTHIIRNIVNDPSIVFDDIVTNEEIIKRAKDISAYYDDLIRDSQLYSLYGEGRYEVDGKTCEVSLRSLKKQLYLCMMSVNALEAIRFYVSFACSFAFAERQLMEGNAKIIKFIARDEALHLTGTQHILNIMTYGNDDPEMAEIARECRQEAYELFLSAAEQEKAWADYLFKDGSMIGLNRDILVQYVEYITNIRMQAVGLPLPFKARSNPIPWINAWLVSDNVQVAPQEVEVSSYLVGQIDAKVDSSDFGEFEL encoded by the coding sequence ATGGCATATACTACGTTTTCACAAAATAAAAATGACCAGCTAAAAGAACCAATGTTCTTTGGGCAAAATGTGAATGTTGCGCGTTATGATCAACAAAAATATGAAATTTTTGAAAAACTGATTGAGAAACAGCTTTCATTTTTTTGGCGCCCGGAAGAAGTGGATGTTTCACAGGATCGCATTGATTATGCGCAACTGCCTGAGCATGAAAAACATATTTTTATCAGTAATTTGAAATACCAAACATTGCTGGATTCCATTCAAGGAAGAAGCCCGAATGTGGCGCTTTTGCCGTTAGTTTCTATTCCTGAGCTGGAAACTTGGATTGAAACTTGGACATTTAGCGAAACAATTCACAGCCGTTCTTATACTCATATTATCCGCAATATTGTAAATGACCCTTCGATAGTGTTTGATGATATTGTCACCAATGAAGAAATTATTAAGCGTGCGAAGGATATTTCTGCGTATTATGATGATTTGATTCGTGACAGCCAACTCTATAGCCTATATGGTGAAGGCCGTTATGAAGTAGATGGTAAAACTTGCGAGGTAAGTTTACGCAGCCTAAAAAAACAGCTTTATCTTTGTATGATGAGCGTGAATGCACTTGAAGCAATTCGTTTTTATGTCTCTTTTGCTTGCTCATTTGCCTTTGCAGAACGGCAATTAATGGAAGGGAATGCTAAAATTATCAAGTTTATCGCGCGTGATGAAGCTTTACATCTTACCGGTACGCAGCATATTTTAAATATTATGACGTATGGAAATGATGATCCGGAAATGGCAGAAATTGCACGCGAGTGCCGACAAGAGGCCTATGAGCTGTTTTTAAGCGCTGCAGAGCAAGAAAAAGCTTGGGCAGATTATCTGTTTAAAGATGGCTCGATGATTGGGCTAAATCGCGATATTTTGGTGCAATATGTTGAATATATCACCAATATTCGAATGCAAGCTGTTGGGCTACCGTTGCCATTTAAAGCACGCTCTAACCCCATTCCGTGGATTAATGCATGGCTGGTTTCAGACAATGTACAAGTTGCGCCACAAGAAGTGGAGGTGAGTTCATATTTGGTCGGGCAGATTGATGCTAAAGTCGATAGCAGTGATTTTGGTGAATTTGAGTTATAG
- the uvrB gene encoding excinuclease ABC subunit UvrB gives MSKQGKPFILHSPFKPSGDQPTAIAKLTEGLNDGLAHQTLLGVTGSGKTFTIANVIEQLNRPAMLLAPNKTLAAQLYAEMKAFFPENAVEYFVSYYDYYQPEAYVPSSDTFIEKDASINEQIEQMRLSATKSFLERRDTIVVASVSAIYGLGDVDAYMQMMLHLQVGAMIGQREILSRLAELQYTRNDQAFQRSTFRVRGEVIDIFPAESDEVALRVELFDDEIENLSLFDPLTGHSLGKVPRYTIYPKTHYVTPRERILAAIEHIKEELAERRTYFIKENKLLEEQRLAQRTQFDIEMMNELGYCSGIENYSRYLSGRKAGDPPPTLFDYMPADGILVIDESHVTVPQIGGMYRGDRARKETLVQYGFRLPSALDNRPLRFEEFEALSPQTIYVSATPGAYELEKNPDVVDQVVRPTGLLDPIIEVRPVATQVDDLLSEIHKRVAVDERVLVTTLTKKMAEDLTDYLDEHGVRVRYLHSDIDTVERVEIIHDLRMGMFDVLVGINLLREGLDMPEVSLVAILDADKEGFLRSERSLIQTIGRAARNLNGKAILYGDRITNSMQKAITETERRREKQQKYNEENGITPQALNKKVGELLDIGQTDKPRKGKQAVKKVENSANDYKPKSRKELEKELKVLEQQMREFAASLEFEKAAATRDKLQQLKVYLLEV, from the coding sequence ATGAGCAAGCAAGGCAAACCTTTTATTCTTCACAGCCCATTTAAGCCTTCCGGCGATCAGCCGACCGCAATCGCTAAATTGACGGAAGGCTTAAATGACGGCTTGGCACATCAAACCTTACTTGGCGTAACCGGTTCGGGCAAAACCTTCACGATTGCGAATGTGATCGAACAGCTCAACCGTCCGGCGATGTTGCTTGCCCCGAACAAAACCCTTGCCGCCCAGCTCTATGCCGAGATGAAAGCCTTTTTCCCCGAAAATGCGGTGGAGTATTTCGTTTCCTACTACGACTACTACCAGCCCGAAGCCTATGTGCCGTCGAGCGATACCTTTATTGAGAAAGATGCGTCGATTAACGAGCAGATCGAGCAGATGCGACTTTCAGCGACCAAATCCTTTTTGGAGCGGCGAGATACCATTGTGGTTGCTTCTGTTTCTGCCATTTACGGCTTGGGCGATGTTGATGCCTATATGCAGATGATGTTGCATTTGCAGGTCGGGGCGATGATTGGGCAGCGTGAAATTTTAAGCCGCCTTGCCGAACTGCAATACACCCGCAACGATCAGGCGTTTCAGCGTTCGACTTTCCGCGTACGGGGCGAGGTGATCGATATTTTCCCAGCCGAGAGTGATGAAGTAGCGTTGCGGGTTGAGCTGTTTGATGACGAAATCGAAAATCTATCGCTGTTCGATCCGCTCACGGGGCATAGCCTCGGCAAAGTGCCACGCTACACCATTTACCCGAAAACCCACTACGTCACCCCACGAGAGCGGATTTTGGCGGCGATTGAGCATATCAAAGAAGAACTTGCCGAGCGTCGGACTTATTTTATCAAGGAAAATAAACTGCTGGAAGAGCAACGCCTTGCTCAACGTACGCAATTTGACATCGAAATGATGAACGAACTCGGCTACTGCTCGGGGATTGAAAACTACTCACGCTATCTTTCGGGCAGAAAAGCAGGCGATCCGCCGCCAACCCTGTTCGACTATATGCCGGCAGACGGTATTTTAGTGATTGATGAAAGCCACGTTACCGTGCCACAAATTGGCGGTATGTATCGGGGCGACCGTGCGAGAAAAGAGACGCTGGTGCAGTACGGCTTCCGCTTACCGTCCGCTCTCGATAACCGCCCGTTGCGTTTTGAAGAATTTGAAGCCCTTTCGCCACAGACGATCTACGTTTCCGCTACGCCCGGGGCGTATGAGTTAGAGAAAAATCCTGACGTAGTCGATCAGGTCGTCCGCCCAACGGGCTTGCTTGACCCGATTATCGAAGTTCGCCCCGTTGCCACACAGGTGGACGATTTGCTGTCTGAAATCCACAAAAGGGTGGCGGTGGACGAGCGAGTTCTCGTCACCACACTCACCAAAAAAATGGCGGAAGATCTCACCGATTATTTAGATGAACACGGCGTGCGAGTGCGTTATCTGCACAGTGACATCGACACGGTCGAGCGGGTGGAAATTATCCACGATTTACGAATGGGGATGTTTGACGTGCTGGTTGGCATCAACTTACTGCGTGAGGGCTTGGATATGCCTGAAGTGTCGCTCGTGGCGATTTTAGATGCGGACAAAGAGGGCTTCCTACGTTCCGAACGCTCGCTTATTCAGACCATTGGACGCGCTGCCCGAAACCTCAACGGCAAAGCGATTCTCTATGGCGACCGTATTACCAACTCCATGCAAAAAGCGATTACCGAAACCGAACGCCGCCGTGAGAAACAGCAAAAATACAACGAAGAAAACGGTATTACGCCGCAAGCATTGAACAAAAAAGTGGGCGAATTGCTCGACATCGGCCAAACCGATAAGCCAAGAAAAGGCAAACAAGCGGTCAAAAAAGTCGAAAATTCTGCAAACGACTACAAACCGAAATCTCGCAAGGAATTAGAAAAAGAGCTGAAAGTGTTGGAGCAACAGATGCGAGAATTTGCGGCAAGTTTGGAGTTTGAGAAAGCCGCGGCAACGAGGGATAAGTTGCAGCAGTTGAAGGTATATTTATTGGAAGTTTAA
- a CDS encoding DUF6216 family protein, whose translation MQNIEMTFALFQKYSNIIYYILTPIIILLIILYYKSRAKSAFSIIHRLLIFITGKDKNNNKNSLINDIIEIEEFNFYYKTNAISLRHKQEFEKWVRKYELDYRLLSKLQGAFDIETLSIRNVPSKEKLLSKIIVFSIVFICFLVVLPILINLSIGNYALLEFKGSSKTYWVSHDKVREFSYSEIFYISW comes from the coding sequence ATGCAAAATATTGAAATGACTTTTGCTTTATTTCAAAAATATTCAAATATAATTTATTATATTCTTACTCCAATTATAATCTTGCTAATTATTTTGTATTATAAATCCAGAGCAAAGTCAGCATTTTCCATTATACATAGATTGCTTATATTCATCACAGGAAAAGATAAAAATAACAACAAAAATTCTTTAATTAATGACATAATAGAAATTGAAGAGTTTAATTTTTATTATAAAACTAATGCAATAAGTCTAAGACATAAGCAAGAGTTTGAAAAATGGGTAAGAAAATATGAATTAGATTATAGATTACTATCTAAGCTTCAAGGAGCATTTGATATTGAAACACTGAGCATTCGTAATGTGCCAAGTAAAGAAAAATTATTAAGTAAAATAATAGTATTTAGCATTGTTTTTATATGCTTTCTAGTTGTTCTCCCCATATTAATAAATTTATCTATTGGGAATTATGCTTTGTTAGAGTTTAAAGGTAGTAGTAAAACTTATTGGGTAAGTCATGACAAGGTGAGAGAGTTTAGTTATTCAGAGATATTCTATATCTCCTGGTAA
- a CDS encoding Nif3-like dinuclear metal center hexameric protein has translation MPITNLELEQILNNKLNSLAINDYAPNGLQVEGKTKICKIITGVTASLPLIEKAIEKKADAILVHHGYFWKSENPCIRGMKGRRIKQLLTNDINLFGYHLPLDIHPELGNNAQLAKQLGVTNLQGLEDHPNSIPMFGEFETPISAEELKQRLEKALQRTVILCNEFVSTPQKTIKKVGICSGGGQGYIDLAFEKGCDAFISGEISEQTTHSAREQGIYYFACGHHATERGGVKALGEWLAQEYGLEVEFIDIDNPA, from the coding sequence ATGCCAATAACCAATTTAGAACTAGAACAAATTCTTAATAATAAATTAAACAGTCTGGCGATTAATGACTATGCCCCAAACGGTCTGCAAGTGGAAGGCAAAACTAAAATCTGCAAAATCATTACCGGTGTTACTGCAAGCCTACCATTAATTGAAAAAGCGATCGAGAAAAAAGCGGATGCAATTTTAGTTCATCATGGCTATTTTTGGAAAAGTGAGAATCCGTGTATTCGTGGTATGAAAGGCCGAAGAATCAAGCAGTTGTTAACTAACGACATCAATTTGTTCGGCTACCATTTACCTTTAGATATTCACCCCGAATTAGGTAACAATGCTCAACTAGCCAAACAGTTAGGCGTAACCAATCTACAAGGTTTGGAAGACCACCCGAATTCGATTCCGATGTTTGGCGAATTTGAAACTCCTATTTCTGCAGAAGAACTAAAACAACGCCTTGAAAAAGCGTTACAACGCACCGTTATTTTGTGTAATGAGTTTGTATCCACTCCACAAAAAACGATTAAAAAAGTCGGCATCTGTTCTGGCGGCGGACAAGGCTATATTGATTTAGCTTTTGAAAAAGGCTGTGATGCCTTCATCAGTGGTGAAATTTCCGAACAAACCACCCATTCTGCCCGCGAACAAGGCATTTACTACTTCGCCTGCGGCCACCACGCCACCGAACGCGGCGGCGTAAAAGCCCTAGGCGAATGGCTAGCGCAGGAATACGGCTTAGAGGTTGAGTTTATCGATATTGACAATCCGGCCTAA
- the nrdA gene encoding class 1a ribonucleoside-diphosphate reductase subunit alpha, with translation MNKSLMVTKRDGRLEQLNLDKIHRVITWAAEGLDNVSVSQVELRSQIQFYEGIRTADIHETIIKAAADLISKETPDYQYLAARLAIFHLRKKAYGQFEPPHLYVHVKKLVALGKYDADLLTAYSMEEWEAMNGFIDHWRDMTFSYAAVKQLEGKYLVQNRVTGEIYESAQFLYLLVAACLFSKYPPKRRLDYIRRFYDATSTFKISLPTPIMSGVRTPTRQFSSCVLIECDDSLDSINATSAAIIKYVSQRAGIGINAGAIRALGSPIRAGEAFHTGCIPFYKHFQTAVKSCSQGGVRGGAATVYFPIWHLEAESLMVLKNNRGVEENRARHMDYGVQINKMMYQRLIKGGEITLFSPSDVPGLYQAFFADQAKFEQLYLQYEQDSSIRKRKVKAVELFSLLMQERASTGRIYIQNVDHCNTHSPFDPRVAPIRQSNLCLEIALPTKPLAHFYDEQGEIALCTLSAFNLGALSDLDELEELADLVVRALDALLDYQDYPVLAARNSSLNRRSLGVGVINYAYYLAKNQVRYSDGSANNLTHRTFEAIQYYLLKASMNLAKERGRCSYFDQTTYAKGLLPIDTYKKELDELTREPLHYDWEQLRQDIVQFGLRNSTLTALMPSETSSQISNATNGIEPPRGYISVKASKDGILKQVVPEYERLKTHYELLWDIPNMDGYLHLVGIMQKFVDQAISANTNYDPTRFADGKVPMKVLLKDLLTAYKYGLKTLYYQNTRDGAEDAQDDLDEGCAGGACKI, from the coding sequence ATGAATAAAAGTTTAATGGTAACAAAGCGTGATGGCAGACTTGAACAGCTCAATCTGGATAAAATCCACCGTGTGATTACTTGGGCTGCGGAGGGGTTAGATAATGTCTCCGTTTCGCAAGTGGAACTGCGTTCACAGATCCAATTTTATGAGGGCATTCGAACTGCCGATATTCACGAAACAATTATTAAGGCAGCAGCCGATTTAATCAGCAAGGAAACGCCAGACTATCAATATTTGGCAGCACGGTTGGCGATTTTTCATCTACGCAAAAAAGCTTATGGGCAGTTTGAACCACCGCATTTATATGTGCATGTTAAAAAGTTAGTTGCGCTTGGCAAATACGATGCGGATTTGCTGACGGCCTATAGCATGGAAGAGTGGGAGGCGATGAATGGCTTTATTGACCACTGGCGAGATATGACTTTTTCGTATGCAGCGGTAAAACAGTTGGAAGGGAAGTATTTGGTTCAGAACCGAGTTACTGGGGAGATTTATGAGTCGGCTCAGTTCTTGTATCTGTTAGTCGCAGCCTGTTTATTTTCTAAATATCCACCAAAACGCCGTTTAGATTATATTCGTCGTTTTTATGATGCGACTTCCACTTTTAAAATTTCTCTGCCAACGCCGATTATGTCAGGAGTAAGAACGCCTACCCGTCAATTTAGTTCCTGTGTGTTGATTGAGTGTGATGATAGCCTAGATTCTATCAATGCGACTTCTGCAGCAATTATAAAATATGTTTCTCAGCGGGCCGGTATCGGCATTAATGCCGGAGCAATTCGGGCATTAGGTAGTCCAATCCGTGCAGGGGAGGCATTTCATACAGGCTGTATTCCATTCTATAAACATTTTCAAACAGCGGTAAAGTCTTGCTCTCAAGGTGGTGTGCGAGGTGGAGCTGCCACAGTTTATTTTCCGATATGGCATTTAGAAGCGGAAAGCTTGATGGTATTGAAAAATAACCGTGGTGTGGAAGAAAACCGTGCCCGCCATATGGATTACGGGGTGCAGATTAATAAAATGATGTACCAGCGTTTAATTAAAGGTGGCGAGATTACTCTATTCAGCCCGTCAGATGTACCAGGGTTATATCAAGCATTTTTTGCTGATCAAGCCAAGTTCGAACAGCTTTATTTACAATATGAGCAAGACTCCAGCATTCGTAAACGCAAGGTAAAAGCGGTGGAACTATTTTCATTATTAATGCAAGAAAGGGCTTCAACCGGGCGGATTTACATTCAAAATGTCGATCACTGTAATACACATAGCCCGTTTGATCCTCGTGTTGCACCGATACGTCAATCTAATCTTTGTTTGGAAATTGCCTTGCCAACCAAACCGCTGGCACATTTTTATGATGAGCAGGGGGAGATTGCATTATGTACCTTATCCGCTTTTAATTTAGGTGCATTGAGCGATTTAGATGAATTGGAAGAATTAGCAGATTTAGTTGTGCGCGCTTTAGATGCGTTGCTGGATTATCAGGATTATCCGGTATTAGCTGCTCGTAACAGCTCATTAAACCGCCGCTCGCTAGGTGTTGGGGTTATTAACTACGCCTACTATTTAGCTAAAAATCAGGTGCGTTATTCCGATGGCAGTGCCAATAATTTAACTCACCGCACTTTTGAAGCTATTCAATATTATTTATTAAAAGCTTCAATGAATTTAGCCAAAGAACGGGGGCGTTGTAGCTATTTTGACCAAACCACCTACGCCAAAGGGCTGTTACCTATTGATACTTATAAGAAAGAGCTAGATGAATTAACCCGAGAGCCGCTACATTATGATTGGGAGCAGCTGCGCCAAGATATTGTGCAATTTGGCTTGCGTAATTCAACTTTAACTGCCTTAATGCCATCGGAAACTTCCTCGCAAATTTCAAATGCCACCAACGGGATTGAGCCACCTCGAGGCTATATTAGTGTTAAAGCTTCAAAAGACGGAATTTTAAAACAAGTAGTGCCGGAGTATGAACGTTTGAAAACACATTATGAACTGCTTTGGGATATTCCAAATATGGATGGCTATTTACATTTGGTTGGTATTATGCAGAAATTTGTCGATCAGGCGATTTCTGCGAATACTAATTATGACCCAACCCGTTTTGCAGATGGCAAAGTGCCGATGAAGGTATTATTAAAAGATCTATTAACAGCGTATAAATATGGGTTAAAAACCCTTTACTACCAAAATACCCGTGATGGTGCTGAAGATGCTCAAGACGATCTAGATGAAGGCTGTGCCGGCGGGGCTTGTAAAATTTAA